Genomic window (Thomasclavelia spiroformis DSM 1552):
AATAAACTTTCCTTTCGATATTCATCACCGGATTGATATCCTGTTTCATCAGAAATTCTTTCATATAATGGTGTATTTTCCCATCTTTCTTTGATTTGAAAAGCATTATTAGAATAAAGTAATACAGCTATCACTACAAATATTGATATTTTAAAAATACGTTTTATTTTCAATTTACTATCTTGACTTCTCATTATTACAGTACAAAAAATATTTACCACAAAAACTATTATCATTATTATTAATGCTGTCCTAGATGCTGTAACTAAACTATTATAAATAGCAAAAATAACTGCAATAAATAATATAATTTTCATTTTAAAATTATTTTTCCTATTCACAACAAACAACATGTAAAATAATAACGATATACATAACGACATTAAAGCACCTTGTCCAGTTGCAGCAATTACGCTATTTGTCCAAATATCCATACCATTCCTATTATAATCGACGAATCCTCCTGAAATTATCATATTCATAAAAACATGCGTAAATCTTCCAAAGACTATAATAAAAATATAATAACGTACCATATTATCTAAATTTTCAAATGAACATTTATTTATTATCGTAGAACCTACTAAATATCCCATCGTAGGTGCTAGTAAATAAGGTAAAACATAATATGTTAAAAATTCTCTATGATAATAAACTGACATAATATAAAATAATATTGAAAATAATATCAATAATATACTTTTTTTCGGAATACAAATGCATTTATATAATAAAAAAACAGATAAAAATAAAACTAAAACTAATCTGCTTTCCATGTTAATAAAATTCATTGAAAATAAGAATAAAATCAATCCAATAAAAATATCATTAATTTTTAATTTTTTTAAAGTTATCATTTGCTTCTCCTTTTCCAATTTCAAATATAAAATTTTTAATTGGGGTTATAAATAATCGATAATCGAAATAATTAATTGCTGTTTTTCTCGCCTCTTGACACATATATACTTTTTCATTGTTACTTAGTGCTAGTGCTCTTTTTATTGCAATACAAATACTTCTCTCATCACATGAATCAACAACAATACTATTTGTTTTATCTATTAAATAATCATTTAAATCAGATGTTAAATTAGAAATAACTGGTGTTCCAGTTGCTAAACTTTCAACAAATTTTGTTGGAAATCCAGCTTTTGCATAACGTTGCTTTTCTGATCTTATCAAAATTGTAAAATTTGCTTTTTCTAATTCACATAAAACATCTGCCCGAGAGATTCGCCCTTTTATTTCAATAACCTCAGATAATTTATCAATAATATTATTTTCAACACTACATATATTTACTAATTGTTCTCTAGTTACTCCTATAATAATAAACTTTAATTTTCTTTGCTCTTCTTTTTTCAATAATAAAATTCCATTTAAAATTTCAAATAAATAGTCTTTTTTTCCTGGAGATCCTGCATACATGATAACTAGTTTATCATTTGAAATATTTTTTTTAGAAATAATATTTTGAACATCTAAGATAACCGGTATCTTAAGCACTTTTATATTCCTATCTAAAAAATGTTTCTTTAAATACTCACTAATTGCAATAACATAATATTGTTTATCTATCCATTTTGTATTATATGAATCATTTCTTTTATAACTTATTGATTTATCACCTCTTTTAAATTGCTCTGGTGAAAACCACTCAACTGCATCATATATTAATTTAATATTAATTTTTTTGCAGTATTTTTTCAAAATTTCCAAACTAATTTTATCAATTTGTGTATGTAAACATAAATCATAATGTTTCTTTTTTATAAATTTTTTTAACCTTAGTGGAAACATAAAATAGTCTACAATTTTTTGAAATTTAAATTTTTTTTCGGATCTATATTATATATATGAAATATTTTCAAGTTGCTTTATATTAAATCTTGTTGATTCTCCCATTGATATTACAGTTACTTTATAACCAATTTCTATAAGTATTTTAGCATACATATGTATCCTTACTGCTCCTGCATCTTGGTTAGGACACTTATCAAGAGTTACTATTAGTGCTTCCATCCTTATTCTCCTATTTTAATTTTTAAAGTTTTTTAACTTTCTATGCTTTTTCAATTCATCATCTGTAAATCTATTTTTAATAATTTTAGCAGGCACGCCACCAACTATTGTATACGCTGGGACATTCTTTGTTACAACAGAACCTGCAGCCACTACTGAACCTTCACCAATTGTAACTCCCTTTAAAATTGTTGAATTTGCCCCTATCCAAACATCATCTTCAATAACTACAGGTAGATCATTTTCAGGAACTTTTTCATCGTCAGAAACATTTACCATATATTTACCTATTGTATCAATCTTATGATCCCCAGTTATAATACTAACTTGTGGCCCAATCATAACATAATTTCCAATTATTAATTTAGCTCTTGTACATAAAATTAGTGCTCGCCCACCAATCGATGAATTTTTACCAATTTTAATATTTTTAATACCACTAATTGTACATTGTTTCCCAATAGTAACACCTTTTTCGCAACTACCACATGCAGACTTTAAAATTGGCATAAAAAAAAAGCGATAGAAAAGCCAACTTAATTTTTTTAATATTAGGTATACCATCTTATCTCATTTCAATAATAGTATTATATATTACTATTAAATCTCCTAAAACTTTAGATTTTACATATTTTTTTGAAATATTGTAATTAAATAAAGAAAAATTTTTTCGTATTTCTTTATCTTTTATAGATATCATTGCATTATATAAAGCAAATTTATCTCTAGGATCTATTATAATTCCTCCTTTACCAATTTTATTTTCCAATAATTCTTTATTATTACCTACATCAGTAGCAATTATAGGTAAACCTCTTGACATTGCCTCTAAAAGAGCAAGTGAAAAACCCTCACTATAAGACGGGAATACAAAAACATCCGCCTGATCTAAATAATAAATTATTTCTTCATGTTTTTTATTACCTAAAAATTTAACATTATTAGGTATTTGAACCACATCAATTCCGTAATGTATTGATCCCAATAAAATAAACTCTATATCTTTAAATCTCTCTGCAGTCCAAAGAATTTCTTGTACCCCTTTTTCAATACTTACATGCCCTACATAAACAACTTTATTTATTTTTTCATTTACTTTTTTTGGAATATCTATTAAAAAATCATCATCAATGAAATTTGGAAAAATTTTGCAATTTATTATTCCCATTTCTTTAATATAATTTAAAGAATCCATATTTAAAGTCATCACAAGTTTTACTTTTTTACATATTCTTTTTAAAAAAAACTTTTGAATCGTATTATTGTTAATTTGATCACAAATATTACAATGACATTGAAAAATTATTGGTATTTTTTTCTTGGATAATATTTTTATAATTAAATAATCTTTAAATATCCCTAATTTTGAACAAGATGAATTAACATGTGCAATTGAGATCTCTTTTTTTTTAATAGTTTTTAATGTCAGTCTAATAATTTTTACTAATCTGTATATTTCTGTAAAAGGATTTCTTTTTGAACCATAAAATTTACCTCTTTTTCCAATTATAGCAGTATTAATAGTTACTACATTTATATTATTATTTCGACAATATTCAAGAAATTTTAAACTCCATGTTGCTATTCCTCCTGTTGGTGGAGGCAACGGAGATACTAATAATACTCGCATATATATTTCTCCTCTCATCTATCCTTTTTTATCGATATAGCTTCATTTAAAACTTGTATATATTTTTTAGTACACATATTTGAATCTAAGTTTCTTTTAATATATTCTCGTCCATTATTACCCATTTTACTACATAATGCTCTATCATCATATAGTTTTAAAATTGCGTGTTTTATTTCCATAACATTTCCAGATTCACATGCAATTCCCGACTTAGAATCATTAATAATGTTATTAAGTTCTGAATCTTTATCAAAATTAGTTATCACTGCTGTAGCAGTTGCCATAATGCTCCATGTTTTGCTCGGTAAAGCTGTTTTACCAGCACCTTTTTTACAAGATACTATTGAAACATTACCTAAACTATATACCTCTGACACTCTATTTTGAGGTTGAATAGGTAATATAGTAATATTATTTATTTTTTCTGAATTTATAAGATTTTCATAATATTTTTTTCCATCTCCTGAACCAAATAATATAAATTTAATATCTTTATATTCTTGCATAATTTTAGCCACATTTATAATTGTATCTATATCTTGCGCTTTACCCATATTTCCTGCATATGTAACAAAAAAATTATTTTTATCTAAATTATATTCTTCAAAAAGTTTATTACTATTCCTTGAAATAGGAATTACTTCATCAGCATTAATCCAATTATAAATCACTTTAATTTTTTCAGCCAATACACCTTTATCGACCAAATTATGTTTAAATTCATCACAAATCACTATTATTTTATCAGCATGTTTATATGTATATTTTTCAATTAATTTACCAATTTTGAAAAATAAAGATTTTTCGCTTGATATTCCTGTACTAACTAACGAATCCGGAAAAATATCTTGTACAATATACACTACAGGTAAGCATAATTTTTTACCCAATAATGCTGCTACAATTCCTTGAGTAGGCGGTGTACTCCCAGCTAAAATAACATCACAATTTGACAAGTTCCTTGCTGTTCTATATTGTTTTATATTTAATAGTAGATAACGTATTATTCTTTTTATGACCACACTATTTTCAGGTAAAAGCTTAAATCTATGCACGCGAATCTTTCCATCATATTTTTCTTCATACCGTATATCTTTATAGTTATCTACTATATCTTGTTCAAGTCCTCTTGATGGGGTAGGAGTAACACAATCAATTTGAAAATCATTATCAACTAATGTTTTTTCTAAATCATTTACTAAATGTGTACTAGCAGTTATTTCTGGTGTATAGTATGCGTATAATCTTATTATATTCTTTTTTTCTATTCTCTTAGTTGTCATTTGTGTACAATCCTTTTCTCAATAATACCGTGCTGAATGTTTTAAATAATATTTTTATATCCAACCATAACGAAACATTATTTGCATACCATACATCTTTCAATCTTTTTTCTCTAGACGATAAAGAATTACGAAAATAGGCTTGTGAGTATCCTGTTATTCCTGGACGAACTTTTAATTTATCCAATTCATCACTAGAATATCCACTAAGAGAGTTGCTAAGACTAGCTCGAGGACCTATTATACTCATATCACCTAATAATACATTTATTATTTGTGGAAGTTCATCTATACTTGTTTCTCGAATAAAATGTCCAACTTTAGTAACTCTTGGATCATTTTTTGAATTATAAGTACTTCCATCAGCATTTCTAATGTCTTCAGAATTTACATGCATTGATCTAAATTTATACATTTTGAAAACCTTGCCATTTTTGCCTAATCTTTCTCCACTATATATGATAGGTCCCCTGTCTTCAATAAAAATAGCGACTGAAACAATAATAAAAATTATTGATAAAGGTATAAGAAATAAGATACTTATTAATATATCAAATAATCGTTTTAAAAACTTTTTATACATTTAGTTCCTCCTTATATAAAAAAATTGCTATCCTTATCTAATTTAATACTTCTATTTGGAACATAAACACCATTTTTTTCTGAATCCTTATGTATATACGCTGATGCCCCAACTAAGGTTTTATCATTTAAAGTGATTCTATTTTTAATAGTTGAATTCATACCTAAAAAACAATTATTTTTTATTTTTACATATCCCCCAACAGTTGTTCCTGAAGCAATAAAATTATTATTCCCCACTTCAATTTCATGAGTTAGATTTACACCAGAAAAAATAATATTATTATTTCCAATATGTACGTTATATCCAATATGTGATGAAGGAAGAATAATATTACCTACACCAATATTTTTTTTACTTGTATATACAACTGCTTTTTTACTAATAAACGATCCAATCTTAAATTGCATCTTTTTACTTTCTTCAAAAATTTTTTCACGAATCGAATTCATTTTGCTATATCCAACTGTATTAATAAGATAAATATCACTCATATCAAAAATTTCTGGTAACTTTTCAAAGGCAATAACTGGTTTGCCATTATAAAAATTACTTTTAAGATATTTTTCATTTACTGTATATGCAATTATTTCATATTGATTTTCTGCCTCAATGTAATTTGCTACAAGATCTGAAAAACACGATAATCCAAATATTATACACTTATTCATATGCATCCTCCATTTAATAGATATAAACTGACTAACTCCATATAATACCCTCAATCCCATTATCAGTTCGTACTTTTATATCTATCATACTTTTTATTAAACACATTCTTTTCTCAAGCTCATCATAACTATTTCCAGTTAATGTAAATAGTTTTCTTCCATTTTTATCTGTAATTGGTGGAGTTTTGATACCTACTTCTATTCCTGTAAGTAAACAATTGTGTACAAAAGGAAGTTTTAGAACTTCTTCAATACCTTCTGTACTAATAATCTCTCCCTCTGGCATATAGAAAAAAAGTTCCCCAAAATACTGTCCCACAAAATCAGAACTTGGTTCTGGCATATACAAATTCCCAACTGCAGCATCAATCAAAAAATCTTCCGTACTAATACCTGCGCAGAATTTTACAGCATCCGATGATATAAATACTCCTCCACCTCTTGCTGCTATTTCAACTAAATAACATTTTTCGCCATCATATAAATATTCGGCATGAGTACGCGAATTATTTAATCCAAATTTTTTTATAATTTGATTATTAAAAGTACTTACTTTTTCTTTTACATCTTTTGGACATTTACTTGGAAATATGGTCTTATGACTAGAAAATACATCTTTTTTTGCAAATGGAGCATATTCTCCAATCGTAAGAACTTTTATTTCTCCATCCACAATCAAACTATCAACTAAAAGCTCAAAACCATTAATAAACTTTTCTATAATAACTTTTCCATTTCGAGAATAATCCATAGCTTCTTTAAAATACATGATCATATCTTGTCTACAAGTTATTTTGTGTACTCCTTTACTTGCCTGAGAATCTGCTGGTTTAATTATTGCAGGTGCTCCTAAAGTATCATAAAATTCTATTGCATCATATAAATTATGTACTAATGCATATGGAATAGGATTTAAATCTAATTCTTTACATTTTTTTCGCATAAGAACTTTATCAGTAAATAAGCAACTAATATTATAACCAATAGACGATAAACCCATTTTTTCAGTTACATATGCCACTGTTCTAACTGCTAAATCTGTTTGGTCTGTAACCGCGCCATCTATCTTCAATTCACGTGCTTTTTCAAGAATTAAATCTTGATCTCTAACATCAGCAATTACTGAATAATCAGCGTATTCAAAACCAGGTTCAGTTGGATTTGGAGATACAACAACCAACTCATACCCCCTCTCTTTAATACGCTTTATCAAAGGCATCTGTAAAGCCGCTGCTCCAACTACCATTAATTTATATTTTTTATTTACACTCATCTAAAACCTCTTTAAAGATTTTAATTATATACTCAACATCTTCATTACTTAATTTAGTATGAAGCGGTAATGTCACTTCATTAATAAATTGATTATATGCATTAGGATAATCCTTAATATCAAATCCCAATTTCTTATATGCTGTTAACATTGGTAGTGGCTTATAATGAACATTACATGCTATGCCTTTTTCAGCCATCTTTGCAATTATTTCATTTCTTTGTTTATCATTAATCCCATTAATTCTTACAAAATATAAATGGCCTGATGATTTATGGTCAATATCAAAATGATTTAAAAGTTGTATATCCAAATCTTTTAATCCCTCATTATACATCTCAATAATTTCTTTCCTTCTAGCTAATAAGTGCTCATATCTGTTTAATTGACCCAATCCTATACCTGCTGTAATATCTGTCATATTACACTTATACGCTGGTAAAACAATATCATACTCCCATGCTCCTAATTTTGTTTTAGCTAAAGCATCTTTTGATTGTCCATGCAATGATAATAACTGATATTGTTTATAGATATACTCATTATCAATACCTGGCACATTCTTCCATACAACTGCTCCACCTTCAGCTGTTGTAAGATTTTTAACTGCATGAAAACTAAATGATGTAAAATCTGCTACTTCTCCACACATCCTACCGTTTTGCTTAGCTCCAAATGCATGTGCTGCATCTGACATTACAATAACACGATTAAAAGCTTTTTGAATTTCATTGCTTGGTTTAAATAATTCTTTCTTACTTTCAACAACTTCAAAAATCTTATCATAATCACACATAATACCAGCTATATCTACAGGAATAATAACCTTTGTTTTTTCAGTGATTGCATTTGCCAACTTTTCATAATCCATTTCATAAGAATCTTTAGCAACATCCACAATTATTGGAGTAGCCCCAACATGACAGATAACGCTACATGAAGCAGTATATGTATATGCTGATGTAATAACCTCATCACCAGGTCCTACTCCTAATAATCTTAACGTCATATCCATACATGCAGTTGCACTATTTAAACATACAGCTTGTTCACCATGACAATACTGTGCTATTCTTTTTTCAAATTCTTTTGTTTTTGGACCAGTTGTAATCCAACCTGACTTTAAAGAATCGATTACTTCATTAATTTCTTCTTCGCCAATATCAGGTGGTGAAAACGAAATGACTTTTTTTTCTAACACTTGTATCATATCAATAACTCCCCTTCACCTTATACTTTTAATTAGTAATTTTAATAAACTATTTATTAAATAAAATAAAAATAAGATAATGCATATCAATATAATATGTTCTATCTTAATTATTTGTTTGATATTTTATAAAAACTGATTTCATCATAACAGTTTAAATCTCTAATAATATCTAAGCAGCATCTTCCATGACCGCCTGCTCCTACAATTAACAATTTTCTAATAATATCCCCTCCCTAATACAAAAAAAGAACATAGTTCCCCCTACCCCAAGGTAAGTAAACTATGTTCAAAATAAATCTAGAGGCGGATATACCATTCTCTCTAGCTAATTTTTGCATGTTATATATAATCCTACTTTTATCCGTCTATCCATAAACGATAAATCAAGATATGCATATTGATTATGTCGATCAACTTTTACAATATTATTTTCAAATGACTTCAATGGTCCTTCAATAATCACTGCTTTTCCATCTTGTAAATATGCTTGGGACATTCTTACAACATGATAAGCATCTAATAATAACTCAAACATCCTAATTTCCTCTTTTCTCAAAGCCAATGTTTCTTTATTAACCAATTGACCTATCACACCATTTTTCTCTTCAGCCATTTTATATAACAACGAATTAAACTCTAATTGATTCAATTCAGTTTTAACAAAAACATATCCCGTAAACATTGGTTTAATAAGATATTCTTTTGTTTTACGATGATAATATTCATACTGTGGTACAAATGCTTCAATACATTTTCTTTTATTAAGATTAAAAACAACTTGATTTTTTTTATAACTTAACGTATTTAAAACATACCAATTCATGATTTACTTATTACTTCCAAAGGAACCATGATTTTTTTATCAAAAAACTCTGTTTGTAAAGTTGCAACGCGATGATGACGATTAATCTTAACCACTAAATCATCTAACCCTAATAACGGTCCTGTATCAACAATCAATTTCTTGTCAACAATATTACCGATGGAACGTTTAATGATATGTCCTCCATTAAATAGTTTTTCCATTAAGTCTTGTTCTGTATCTTTTAATGCATAAACACCCTCATACTCTAATAACTCTCCAAAACCTTCAATCGACTCAAAGAACTCTTTAAATTTTTTATTAAACGCTTCATTATCCATATCACTTTTAACAAAAACATAATCTGGATACAAATCCTTAATAACATAATCCTTTACACTTTTAACATTATGCCATTTTTCAATTTTAGGAATAAAAGCATCTACACCTTTTTGGCTATTAAAAAATTTAACAATTTTACTTCCTCGGTCTACTTTTGCATGAATAACATACCAATACATAACCAATTTCATTCCTTTCGCTTTTCGCAGAACTAGCTATTCTGCGAAAAAACTAGGCTTTTCTATCTTATTTATCTGTGTTTTTTTAAAATCGAGTGATGAATGAACATATAGATTTAATGTTGTAGATACTTTAGAATGTCCTAACATCTCTGATAATGATTTAATATCAATATTATTCATTACACAATTAGTTGCATATGTATGTCTTAAAGAATGAAAATTTGATTTAAAATTATATAGTTTACAAATACGATGAAAACTATATTGAATACTTCTAGGATCAGAAATATTTTTACTATTAGTATAGATAAAATGTTCATCATCAATAGCATGATGTTGATAATATTTTTTTACATATTCCATAACAAAAACAGGAATTGGAATAATTCTTTTAGATGTTGCTGTTTTTGGATCCATTAACATTAACTGTGTTTTTGTCATACTATTAGCTGGTGCTTTTAATCTTTCCACAGTTCTTTCAACTCTAATCAAATCATTTTCAAAATCAATATCTTTCCATTTTAAACCACTAAACTCCCCAATTCTTAATCCCCCATACAAAGATAATAAAATAGCTAAAGATATTGGTTCAAAATGATTAAAACAATATTTTCCTAATAACATTATTTGATCAGATGTTAATACTTTGCAATCATTTTTCTTTTTAGCTAGTTTAATAAAATTAAAATTAGGACACTTAATTGCATATTTAGACTGTGCATATTCTAAAATTGATTTCAATACATAACGTATTGTAGATAACGTACTTAATGAATACTTTTCTTCATTAATTTTTGTTTGAAAATAATTAATGATTATATCATCATTGATCTGTTGCAAACAATATTTACCAAAATATTGTATTAAGTGTACATTAACAACATTCTCATATTTTACATATGAAGAATACTTAACCGATAATTTTTTTAAATACATCCATTCCCTACTAACTACAATAAAATTTTTACTCATATAATTGCCTCCCTTAAATATATAGTTGTATTTGAAAAAGGTAAATCGTTTATTTTAAATATTCGTGCTAAAAATTAGTAATAAAATGCAAATTATGTCTTTTTTTGAATTTTATCTAATATTATGTTTAAATAAGTAGCTTTTTGTGCTATAATTCAAATCGCAGAATAGCTAGTTCTATGAAAAATTTATATAAAAGCAGTCATAAACAATAATTTTAATATATAGTTTATGACTTTTTTGTTATATATAGATATTTTTTAGCATATTTCTATGTTATGACTTAACATTTTATATTAT
Coding sequences:
- a CDS encoding glycosyltransferase family 4 protein produces the protein MTTKRIEKKNIIRLYAYYTPEITASTHLVNDLEKTLVDNDFQIDCVTPTPSRGLEQDIVDNYKDIRYEEKYDGKIRVHRFKLLPENSVVIKRIIRYLLLNIKQYRTARNLSNCDVILAGSTPPTQGIVAALLGKKLCLPVVYIVQDIFPDSLVSTGISSEKSLFFKIGKLIEKYTYKHADKIIVICDEFKHNLVDKGVLAEKIKVIYNWINADEVIPISRNSNKLFEEYNLDKNNFFVTYAGNMGKAQDIDTIINVAKIMQEYKDIKFILFGSGDGKKYYENLINSEKINNITILPIQPQNRVSEVYSLGNVSIVSCKKGAGKTALPSKTWSIMATATAVITNFDKDSELNNIINDSKSGIACESGNVMEIKHAILKLYDDRALCSKMGNNGREYIKRNLDSNMCTKKYIQVLNEAISIKKDR
- a CDS encoding transcription termination/antitermination NusG family protein: MNWYVLNTLSYKKNQVVFNLNKRKCIEAFVPQYEYYHRKTKEYLIKPMFTGYVFVKTELNQLEFNSLLYKMAEEKNGVIGQLVNKETLALRKEEIRMFELLLDAYHVVRMSQAYLQDGKAVIIEGPLKSFENNIVKVDRHNQYAYLDLSFMDRRIKVGLYITCKN
- a CDS encoding acetyltransferase, with product MNKCIIFGLSCFSDLVANYIEAENQYEIIAYTVNEKYLKSNFYNGKPVIAFEKLPEIFDMSDIYLINTVGYSKMNSIREKIFEESKKMQFKIGSFISKKAVVYTSKKNIGVGNIILPSSHIGYNVHIGNNNIIFSGVNLTHEIEVGNNNFIASGTTVGGYVKIKNNCFLGMNSTIKNRITLNDKTLVGASAYIHKDSEKNGVYVPNRSIKLDKDSNFFI
- a CDS encoding DegT/DnrJ/EryC1/StrS family aminotransferase → MIQVLEKKVISFSPPDIGEEEINEVIDSLKSGWITTGPKTKEFEKRIAQYCHGEQAVCLNSATACMDMTLRLLGVGPGDEVITSAYTYTASCSVICHVGATPIIVDVAKDSYEMDYEKLANAITEKTKVIIPVDIAGIMCDYDKIFEVVESKKELFKPSNEIQKAFNRVIVMSDAAHAFGAKQNGRMCGEVADFTSFSFHAVKNLTTAEGGAVVWKNVPGIDNEYIYKQYQLLSLHGQSKDALAKTKLGAWEYDIVLPAYKCNMTDITAGIGLGQLNRYEHLLARRKEIIEMYNEGLKDLDIQLLNHFDIDHKSSGHLYFVRINGINDKQRNEIIAKMAEKGIACNVHYKPLPMLTAYKKLGFDIKDYPNAYNQFINEVTLPLHTKLSNEDVEYIIKIFKEVLDECK
- a CDS encoding acyltransferase, whose protein sequence is MPILKSACGSCEKGVTIGKQCTISGIKNIKIGKNSSIGGRALILCTRAKLIIGNYVMIGPQVSIITGDHKIDTIGKYMVNVSDDEKVPENDLPVVIEDDVWIGANSTILKGVTIGEGSVVAAGSVVTKNVPAYTIVGGVPAKIIKNRFTDDELKKHRKLKNFKN
- a CDS encoding ATP-grasp domain-containing protein — its product is MSVNKKYKLMVVGAAALQMPLIKRIKERGYELVVVSPNPTEPGFEYADYSVIADVRDQDLILEKARELKIDGAVTDQTDLAVRTVAYVTEKMGLSSIGYNISCLFTDKVLMRKKCKELDLNPIPYALVHNLYDAIEFYDTLGAPAIIKPADSQASKGVHKITCRQDMIMYFKEAMDYSRNGKVIIEKFINGFELLVDSLIVDGEIKVLTIGEYAPFAKKDVFSSHKTIFPSKCPKDVKEKVSTFNNQIIKKFGLNNSRTHAEYLYDGEKCYLVEIAARGGGVFISSDAVKFCAGISTEDFLIDAAVGNLYMPEPSSDFVGQYFGELFFYMPEGEIISTEGIEEVLKLPFVHNCLLTGIEVGIKTPPITDKNGRKLFTLTGNSYDELEKRMCLIKSMIDIKVRTDNGIEGIIWS
- a CDS encoding sugar transferase encodes the protein MYKKFLKRLFDILISILFLIPLSIIFIIVSVAIFIEDRGPIIYSGERLGKNGKVFKMYKFRSMHVNSEDIRNADGSTYNSKNDPRVTKVGHFIRETSIDELPQIINVLLGDMSIIGPRASLSNSLSGYSSDELDKLKVRPGITGYSQAYFRNSLSSREKRLKDVWYANNVSLWLDIKILFKTFSTVLLRKGLYTNDN
- a CDS encoding O-antigen ligase family protein → MITLKKLKINDIFIGLILFLFSMNFINMESRLVLVLFLSVFLLYKCICIPKKSILLILFSILFYIMSVYYHREFLTYYVLPYLLAPTMGYLVGSTIINKCSFENLDNMVRYYIFIIVFGRFTHVFMNMIISGGFVDYNRNGMDIWTNSVIAATGQGALMSLCISLLFYMLFVVNRKNNFKMKIILFIAVIFAIYNSLVTASRTALIIMIIVFVVNIFCTVIMRSQDSKLKIKRIFKISIFVVIAVLLYSNNAFQIKERWENTPLYERISDETGYQSGDEYRKESLFKTIEEAYKYPFGDGSLDTTHNLWFDVLKQVGWFPFILLVTFTVVAIHDVLKIVKNSSILLENKYLILSICCAFLINFFVEPVFKGMPYYFVDFCIFAGMLNIYAKRKGSYYINIRKDDV
- a CDS encoding transcription termination/antitermination NusG family protein, with product MKLVMYWYVIHAKVDRGSKIVKFFNSQKGVDAFIPKIEKWHNVKSVKDYVIKDLYPDYVFVKSDMDNEAFNKKFKEFFESIEGFGELLEYEGVYALKDTEQDLMEKLFNGGHIIKRSIGNIVDKKLIVDTGPLLGLDDLVVKINRHHRVATLQTEFFDKKIMVPLEVISKS
- a CDS encoding tyrosine-type recombinase/integrase; this translates as MSKNFIVVSREWMYLKKLSVKYSSYVKYENVVNVHLIQYFGKYCLQQINDDIIINYFQTKINEEKYSLSTLSTIRYVLKSILEYAQSKYAIKCPNFNFIKLAKKKNDCKVLTSDQIMLLGKYCFNHFEPISLAILLSLYGGLRIGEFSGLKWKDIDFENDLIRVERTVERLKAPANSMTKTQLMLMDPKTATSKRIIPIPVFVMEYVKKYYQHHAIDDEHFIYTNSKNISDPRSIQYSFHRICKLYNFKSNFHSLRHTYATNCVMNNIDIKSLSEMLGHSKVSTTLNLYVHSSLDFKKTQINKIEKPSFFAE
- a CDS encoding glycosyltransferase — translated: MFPLRLKKFIKKKHYDLCLHTQIDKISLEILKKYCKKINIKLIYDAVEWFSPEQFKRGDKSISYKRNDSYNTKWIDKQYYVIAISEYLKKHFLDRNIKVLKIPVILDVQNIISKKNISNDKLVIMYAGSPGKKDYLFEILNGILLLKKEEQRKLKFIIIGVTREQLVNICSVENNIIDKLSEVIEIKGRISRADVLCELEKANFTILIRSEKQRYAKAGFPTKFVESLATGTPVISNLTSDLNDYLIDKTNSIVVDSCDERSICIAIKRALALSNNEKVYMCQEARKTAINYFDYRLFITPIKNFIFEIGKGEANDNFKKIKN
- a CDS encoding glycosyltransferase family 4 protein, with translation MRVLLVSPLPPPTGGIATWSLKFLEYCRNNNINVVTINTAIIGKRGKFYGSKRNPFTEIYRLVKIIRLTLKTIKKKEISIAHVNSSCSKLGIFKDYLIIKILSKKKIPIIFQCHCNICDQINNNTIQKFFLKRICKKVKLVMTLNMDSLNYIKEMGIINCKIFPNFIDDDFLIDIPKKVNEKINKVVYVGHVSIEKGVQEILWTAERFKDIEFILLGSIHYGIDVVQIPNNVKFLGNKKHEEIIYYLDQADVFVFPSYSEGFSLALLEAMSRGLPIIATDVGNNKELLENKIGKGGIIIDPRDKFALYNAMISIKDKEIRKNFSLFNYNISKKYVKSKVLGDLIVIYNTIIEMR